The following coding sequences are from one Comamonas koreensis window:
- a CDS encoding carboxypeptidase regulatory-like domain-containing protein, producing MKNHTPTLSAAVLCAALLSATAAHAQHPALQKAGDVQYVCGGIGIDESTAMRAAMKDYPLSLLFATKSGDYLAKIQVVIADGKGQEVAQFQAQGPVCLLRLDSGRYTVKASADGGKTIDQGVEVGPAGTPGKTLDYRF from the coding sequence TTGAAGAACCACACCCCCACCCTGAGTGCCGCCGTGCTCTGCGCCGCGCTGCTGTCGGCTACTGCGGCCCATGCGCAGCACCCCGCGCTGCAAAAAGCAGGTGATGTGCAGTATGTCTGCGGCGGCATTGGCATTGATGAATCGACCGCGATGCGTGCGGCGATGAAGGACTACCCGCTGTCGCTGCTGTTTGCGACCAAGTCGGGCGACTACCTCGCAAAGATCCAGGTGGTGATTGCCGATGGCAAGGGGCAGGAAGTGGCGCAGTTCCAGGCCCAGGGGCCCGTCTGCCTGCTGCGCCTGGACAGCGGTCGCTACACAGTCAAGGCCAGCGCCGATGGCGGCAAGACGATCGACCAGGGTGTCGAGGTGGGGCCAGCCGGTACGCCCGGCAAGACACTGGACTACCGCTTCTGA
- a CDS encoding FAD-linked oxidase C-terminal domain-containing protein yields MSQVDLSTPPAALTERAERQREVVAALRKLLPDDCLLWHDEDTTPYECDGLTAYRQRPLVVALPETYAQVQAVLHACHALQVPVVARGAGTGLSGSALPIALGVTLSMARFNQILHIDPAACTAVVQCGVRNLAISDAAAPYGLYYAPDPSSQIACTIGGNIAENSGGVHCLKYGLTVHNVLQIKGFTVEGEPIEFGSQALDVPGYDLLAAVIGSEGMLAVATEVTVKLIPKPQLARCIMASFDDVRKAGDAVAAVIAAGIIPAGLEMMDKPMTAAVEDFVHAGYDLSAEAILLCESDGTPEEVAEEVAHMSQVLRAAGATAISISQDEEERLRFWSGRKNAFPASGRMSPDYMCMDSTIPRKRLADILLAIQQMEKKYQLRCANVFHAGDGNLHPLILFDANDPDQLHRCELFGADILETSVAMGGTVTGEHGVGVEKLNSMCVQFSAEENAQMLALKAAFDPQGSLNPGKVIPTLNRCAEYGKMLVRAGKLSHPDLPRF; encoded by the coding sequence ATGAGCCAGGTTGACCTCTCCACCCCCCCAGCGGCCTTGACCGAGCGCGCAGAACGCCAGCGCGAAGTCGTGGCCGCCCTGCGCAAGCTGCTGCCCGACGACTGCCTGCTGTGGCACGACGAGGACACCACACCCTATGAATGCGATGGCCTGACGGCCTACCGCCAGCGCCCGCTGGTAGTAGCGCTGCCCGAGACCTATGCCCAGGTGCAGGCGGTGCTGCACGCCTGCCATGCGCTGCAGGTGCCCGTGGTGGCGCGCGGCGCAGGCACCGGCCTGTCCGGCAGTGCACTGCCGATTGCGCTGGGCGTGACCCTGTCGATGGCGCGCTTCAACCAGATCCTGCACATCGACCCGGCCGCCTGCACGGCGGTGGTGCAATGCGGCGTGCGCAACCTGGCCATCAGCGATGCTGCGGCACCCTACGGCCTCTATTACGCGCCTGATCCATCGAGCCAGATTGCCTGCACCATTGGCGGCAATATTGCCGAGAACTCCGGCGGTGTGCACTGCCTCAAATACGGGCTCACGGTGCACAACGTGCTGCAGATCAAGGGCTTCACCGTCGAGGGCGAGCCCATCGAGTTTGGCAGCCAGGCGCTGGATGTGCCGGGTTACGACCTGCTGGCCGCGGTGATCGGCAGCGAGGGCATGCTGGCCGTGGCCACCGAGGTGACGGTCAAGCTCATTCCCAAGCCGCAGCTGGCGCGCTGCATCATGGCCAGCTTTGACGATGTGCGCAAGGCGGGCGATGCGGTGGCCGCCGTGATTGCCGCCGGCATCATCCCGGCCGGGCTGGAGATGATGGACAAGCCAATGACTGCTGCCGTCGAGGACTTTGTGCATGCCGGCTATGACCTCAGCGCCGAAGCCATCTTGCTGTGCGAGAGCGACGGCACGCCCGAAGAGGTGGCCGAAGAGGTCGCCCATATGAGCCAGGTGCTGCGCGCCGCAGGCGCCACCGCCATCAGCATCAGCCAGGACGAAGAAGAGCGGCTGCGCTTTTGGAGCGGCCGCAAGAACGCCTTCCCCGCCAGCGGCCGCATGAGCCCGGACTATATGTGCATGGACTCGACCATTCCGCGCAAGCGCCTGGCCGATATCCTGCTCGCCATCCAGCAGATGGAGAAAAAGTACCAGCTGCGCTGCGCCAATGTCTTCCATGCCGGCGACGGCAACCTGCACCCGCTCATCCTGTTCGATGCCAACGACCCCGACCAGCTGCACCGCTGCGAGCTGTTTGGCGCCGACATTCTGGAGACCAGCGTTGCCATGGGCGGCACCGTCACCGGCGAGCATGGCGTGGGCGTGGAAAAGCTCAACAGCATGTGCGTGCAGTTCTCGGCCGAGGAGAACGCGCAGATGCTGGCCTTGAAAGCCGCATTTGACCCGCAGGGCTCGCTGAATCCCGGCAAGGTGATCCCGACCCTGAACCGCTGCGCCGAGTACGGCAAGATGCTGGTGCGCGCGGGTAAGCTGTCCCATCCAGATTTGCCACGCTTTTAA
- the purU gene encoding formyltetrahydrofolate deformylase, with protein sequence MTNAYILTLSCPDRRGLVHAVSGFLLEHGSNIEEAAQFNDPATGLFFMRVRFASTGAASQLREDLDAFAKPFEMHWRLHAADEKIKTVIMVSRQGHCLNDLLFRWKEGLLPIDIRAIVSNHRDFYQLAASYNIPFHHIPVTAATKAQAEAKQFEIIEAEGAELVVLARYMQVLSNDLCSKLSGRAINIHHSFLPSFKGAKPYYQAHDRGVKLIGATAHYVTADLDEGPIIEQDVARAYHTDTVEDLTARGQDTESQVLARAVKWHSEYRVLMNGHKTVIFR encoded by the coding sequence ATGACCAACGCTTACATCCTCACTCTCTCGTGCCCTGATCGCCGGGGGCTGGTCCACGCGGTATCCGGATTCCTGCTGGAGCACGGCAGCAATATTGAAGAAGCCGCCCAGTTCAACGACCCGGCCACTGGCCTGTTTTTCATGCGCGTGCGCTTTGCCAGCACCGGCGCTGCCAGCCAGCTGCGCGAAGACCTGGATGCCTTTGCAAAGCCTTTTGAGATGCACTGGCGCCTGCATGCGGCCGATGAAAAAATCAAGACCGTCATCATGGTCAGCCGCCAGGGCCATTGCTTGAACGACCTGCTGTTCCGCTGGAAGGAAGGCCTGCTGCCGATCGACATCCGCGCCATCGTCAGCAACCACCGCGATTTCTACCAGCTGGCGGCCAGCTACAACATCCCCTTCCACCACATCCCGGTGACGGCGGCGACCAAGGCCCAGGCCGAGGCCAAGCAGTTCGAGATCATCGAGGCCGAAGGCGCCGAGCTGGTCGTGCTGGCGCGCTACATGCAGGTGCTCTCCAACGACCTGTGCAGCAAGCTGTCGGGCCGTGCGATCAATATCCACCACAGCTTCCTGCCCAGCTTCAAGGGTGCCAAGCCCTACTACCAGGCCCATGACCGGGGCGTGAAGCTGATTGGCGCCACCGCCCACTATGTGACGGCCGACCTCGACGAAGGCCCGATCATCGAGCAGGATGTGGCCCGCGCCTACCACACCGACACCGTCGAAGACCTGACCGCCCGCGGCCAGGACACCGAGAGCCAGGTGCTGGCCCGCGCAGTGAAGTGGCACAGCGAGTACCGCGTGCTGATGAACGGCCACAAGACGGTCATCTTTCGCTGA
- a CDS encoding adenosylcobalamin-dependent ribonucleoside-diphosphate reductase encodes MKRDTITPSPQALAAQAPQAISLDVLKEKYFKGDESSIEDLYSRVARALAAVEKPELQAEWEARFYANLHAGAIGAGRIMSAAGTDIQATLINCFVQPVGDCIQGFDDEGYPGIYEALREAAETMRRGGGVGYDFSRIRPRGAEVKGTASMASGPCSYINVFDQSCSTVESAGARRGAQMGVLRIDHPDVMEFITAKRTPGRWNNFNVSVGVPDAFMQAVVDDADWQLVHSGKPNAKLRAEGAVLRDDGQWVYKTVRARAMWDTIMTSTYDFAEPGILFLDHINDDNNLRYCERIAATNPCGEQPLPSYGCCDLGPIILTRFVRNPFGFGGLPSFDFDSFEQVVATQVRALDNVLDATFWPLEQQREESAAKRRIGVGFTGMGNTLTMLTLRYSDQEGRDMAKRIAECMRDASYRASVGLAKEKGAFPKFDAKGYLAKGTFASRLPQDIQDDIQKHGIRNSHLLSIAPTGTVSLAFADNASNGIEPAFSWTYTRNKREADGSKSQYQVEDHSWRLYRELGGDVEQLPAYFVSALEMSATEHLAMMETVQPYVDTAISKTVNIPADYPYEDFKNLYLQAWRANLKGLATYRPNSILGAVLETTPAAKPEAPAAEKAPAAAVVDPMKLVIERRPEGELSAVADKVEYWTQEGQQRLYIIVSFLPVPSADGKSMVDRAVEFFMPVGQSGESQQWITSSMRLLSLAARGGFLERALADMRKVAWDRGPVRLGTYQRADGTHVPMWHDSEVSAIAYAVQQILERRRQQNLPGISHSTLTPAVPAPVVSQAMQTMAGKKCNECGAHAVIRKDGCEYCTSCGAVGACG; translated from the coding sequence ATGAAACGCGACACCATCACCCCGTCTCCCCAGGCCCTGGCTGCCCAGGCACCCCAGGCCATCAGCCTGGATGTGCTCAAGGAGAAGTACTTCAAGGGTGATGAGTCCAGCATCGAAGACCTGTACAGCCGCGTCGCACGCGCGCTCGCGGCGGTGGAAAAGCCCGAGCTGCAGGCCGAATGGGAAGCCAGGTTCTACGCCAACCTGCATGCCGGCGCCATTGGCGCGGGCCGCATCATGTCGGCCGCCGGTACCGACATCCAGGCCACCTTGATCAACTGCTTTGTGCAGCCGGTGGGCGACTGTATCCAGGGCTTTGACGACGAAGGCTACCCCGGCATTTACGAGGCGCTGCGCGAAGCGGCGGAGACCATGCGGCGCGGCGGCGGTGTGGGCTATGACTTCTCGCGCATCCGCCCCCGGGGCGCCGAGGTCAAGGGTACGGCCTCGATGGCCTCGGGCCCTTGCAGCTATATCAATGTGTTTGACCAGAGCTGCTCGACGGTGGAATCGGCCGGCGCACGCCGGGGCGCGCAAATGGGCGTGCTGCGCATCGACCACCCCGATGTGATGGAGTTCATCACCGCCAAGCGCACGCCGGGCCGCTGGAACAACTTCAATGTGTCGGTGGGTGTGCCCGATGCCTTCATGCAGGCGGTGGTGGACGATGCCGACTGGCAGCTGGTGCACAGCGGCAAGCCCAATGCCAAGCTGCGCGCCGAAGGCGCGGTGCTGCGGGATGACGGCCAGTGGGTCTACAAGACGGTGCGTGCCCGGGCGATGTGGGACACGATCATGACCTCGACCTATGATTTTGCCGAGCCGGGCATTTTGTTCCTCGACCACATCAACGACGACAACAACCTGCGCTACTGCGAGCGCATTGCCGCCACCAACCCCTGCGGCGAGCAGCCGCTGCCGTCCTACGGCTGCTGCGACCTGGGCCCCATCATCCTGACCCGCTTTGTGCGCAACCCCTTTGGCTTTGGCGGCCTGCCGAGCTTTGATTTCGACAGCTTCGAGCAGGTCGTGGCCACCCAGGTGCGTGCGCTGGACAATGTGCTGGATGCCACCTTCTGGCCGCTTGAGCAGCAGCGCGAGGAGTCGGCCGCCAAGCGCCGCATTGGTGTGGGCTTTACCGGTATGGGCAATACCTTGACGATGCTGACCCTGCGCTACTCCGACCAGGAAGGCCGTGACATGGCCAAACGCATTGCCGAATGCATGCGCGATGCCTCCTACCGCGCCTCGGTCGGCCTGGCCAAAGAGAAGGGTGCCTTCCCCAAGTTCGATGCCAAGGGCTATCTGGCCAAGGGCACCTTTGCCAGCCGCCTGCCCCAGGACATCCAGGACGACATCCAAAAACACGGCATCCGCAACAGCCACCTGCTGTCGATTGCGCCCACCGGCACCGTCTCGCTGGCCTTTGCCGACAATGCCTCCAATGGCATCGAGCCAGCCTTCTCCTGGACCTACACGCGCAACAAGCGCGAGGCCGATGGAAGCAAGAGCCAGTACCAGGTCGAGGACCACAGCTGGCGCCTGTACCGCGAGCTGGGCGGTGATGTGGAGCAGCTGCCTGCCTACTTTGTCTCGGCGCTGGAGATGTCGGCCACCGAGCACCTGGCGATGATGGAAACCGTGCAGCCCTATGTGGATACCGCCATCTCCAAGACGGTGAACATCCCTGCCGACTATCCCTACGAGGACTTCAAGAACCTGTACCTGCAGGCCTGGCGCGCCAATCTGAAGGGCCTGGCCACCTACCGCCCCAACAGCATTCTGGGTGCGGTGCTGGAGACCACGCCGGCCGCCAAGCCCGAGGCCCCAGCCGCCGAGAAGGCCCCGGCAGCGGCGGTCGTGGACCCGATGAAGCTGGTGATCGAGCGCCGCCCCGAGGGCGAGCTCAGCGCCGTGGCCGACAAGGTCGAGTACTGGACGCAGGAAGGCCAGCAGCGCCTCTACATCATCGTCTCCTTCCTGCCGGTGCCCAGCGCCGACGGCAAGAGCATGGTGGACCGCGCGGTGGAGTTCTTCATGCCGGTGGGCCAGAGCGGCGAGTCGCAGCAGTGGATTACCTCCAGCATGCGCCTGCTGTCGCTGGCCGCGCGCGGTGGTTTCCTCGAGCGTGCGTTGGCCGACATGCGCAAGGTCGCCTGGGACCGGGGCCCCGTGCGCCTGGGTACCTACCAGCGCGCCGATGGCACCCATGTGCCGATGTGGCATGACTCGGAAGTGTCCGCCATCGCCTACGCGGTGCAGCAAATCCTGGAGCGCCGCCGCCAGCAGAACCTGCCAGGTATCAGCCACTCCACCCTGACCCCGGCCGTGCCCGCCCCCGTGGTGAGCCAGGCGATGCAGACCATGGCTGGGAAAAAGTGCAACGAATGCGGCGCCCATGCGGTGATCCGCAAAGATGGCTGCGAGTACTGCACCTCCTGTGGTGCAGTGGGTGCCTGCGGCTAA
- a CDS encoding MFS transporter gives MNSSLAAHPAQRQAAPPRTAFGVLGAISTAHMVNDMMQSLILALYPILQGNFQLSFSQIGFITLVYQVTASLLQPLVGLYTDKRSTPYSLPLGMCFTLGGLLLLAFAPNYSTVLVAAALVGTGSSIFHPESSRVARMASGGKHGMAQSLFQVGGNTGTALGPLLAAAVIVPFGQRSIAWFGLAALGGIALLAWVSRWYAVQHRAAKGARTPVANGLPRSQVLGAVGVLLVLIFSKYFYIASLSSYYTFYLMAHFGVGVQNAQLLLFVFLLASAVGTVVGGPIGDRIGRKPVIWASILGVAPFALILPHASLAWTVVLTIIIGLVLSSAFSAILVYAQELIPGKIGMVSGLFFGLAFGMGGLGAAVLGVIADRSGIEQVYAMAAYLPLLGMVAIFLPKVPQR, from the coding sequence ATGAACTCCTCCCTCGCCGCCCATCCCGCCCAGCGCCAAGCTGCCCCGCCCCGCACCGCCTTTGGCGTGCTAGGTGCCATCAGCACCGCCCACATGGTCAACGACATGATGCAGTCGCTGATCCTGGCGCTCTACCCCATCTTGCAAGGCAACTTCCAGCTCAGCTTCAGCCAGATCGGCTTTATCACCCTGGTCTACCAGGTCACCGCCTCGCTGCTGCAGCCGCTGGTGGGCCTCTACACCGACAAGCGCAGCACGCCCTATTCGCTGCCGCTGGGCATGTGCTTTACCTTGGGCGGTCTGCTGCTGCTGGCCTTTGCGCCCAACTACAGCACGGTGCTGGTAGCCGCCGCCCTGGTAGGCACGGGCTCGTCGATCTTCCACCCCGAATCCTCGCGCGTGGCCCGCATGGCTTCGGGCGGCAAGCATGGCATGGCGCAGTCGCTGTTCCAGGTGGGTGGCAACACCGGCACGGCGCTAGGCCCGCTGCTGGCCGCAGCGGTGATCGTGCCTTTTGGCCAGCGCAGCATTGCCTGGTTTGGCCTGGCGGCGCTCGGCGGCATTGCGCTGCTGGCCTGGGTGAGCCGCTGGTACGCCGTGCAGCACCGCGCGGCCAAAGGCGCGCGCACCCCGGTGGCCAATGGCCTGCCGCGCTCGCAGGTGCTGGGCGCCGTGGGCGTACTGCTGGTACTGATCTTCTCCAAATACTTCTACATCGCCAGCCTCTCGAGCTACTACACCTTCTACCTGATGGCGCACTTTGGCGTGGGCGTGCAAAACGCGCAGCTGCTGCTGTTTGTCTTTTTGCTGGCCTCCGCCGTGGGCACGGTGGTGGGCGGCCCGATTGGCGACCGCATCGGCCGCAAGCCCGTGATCTGGGCCTCGATCCTGGGTGTGGCGCCGTTCGCGCTGATCCTGCCTCACGCCAGCCTGGCCTGGACGGTGGTGCTCACCATCATCATCGGCCTGGTGCTGTCTTCCGCGTTCTCGGCCATCCTGGTCTACGCGCAGGAGCTGATTCCCGGCAAGATCGGCATGGTCTCGGGCCTGTTCTTTGGCCTGGCCTTTGGCATGGGCGGCCTGGGCGCCGCCGTGCTGGGCGTTATCGCCGACCGCAGCGGTATCGAACAGGTCTACGCGATGGCCGCCTACCTGCCGCTCTTGGGCATGGTCGCCATCTTCCTGCCCAAGGTGCCGCAGCGCTGA
- a CDS encoding AraC family transcriptional regulator, with protein sequence MPYYFQTLEEMERSPVPIACHATDYAPGSSTGTHRHPFHHQLIHAVHGVMLVASDGGQWIVPPTRGIWMPAGTEHQVRHIGEVRMRSLFVRPHAAPGLAEQAQVVGISPLLRELIRAAMQIDIPYAPDSRDGRLMRLLLDELQALPVLPMHLPSPADPRLQRICGHIQRKPDDQATLADWARFFEVDPKTLQRLFLRDTGMGFARWRQQARLLQALERLAQGQKVIDVALALGYDSPGAFATMFKRQFGQTPSGFFR encoded by the coding sequence ATGCCTTACTACTTCCAGACGCTGGAGGAGATGGAGCGCAGCCCTGTGCCCATCGCCTGCCATGCCACCGATTACGCGCCGGGCAGCAGCACCGGCACGCACCGCCACCCTTTCCACCACCAGCTCATCCATGCGGTGCATGGCGTGATGCTGGTCGCCTCCGACGGCGGCCAGTGGATCGTGCCGCCCACGCGTGGCATCTGGATGCCGGCGGGTACCGAGCACCAGGTGCGCCATATCGGCGAGGTGCGCATGCGCAGCCTGTTTGTGCGCCCCCATGCCGCGCCCGGTCTGGCCGAACAGGCGCAGGTCGTGGGCATCTCGCCGCTGCTGCGCGAGCTGATTCGCGCGGCGATGCAGATCGACATCCCTTACGCGCCCGATTCACGCGATGGCCGCTTGATGCGGCTGCTGCTCGACGAGCTGCAGGCGCTGCCGGTGCTGCCGATGCACCTGCCCAGCCCGGCCGACCCGCGGCTGCAGCGCATCTGCGGGCATATCCAGCGCAAGCCCGACGATCAGGCCACCTTGGCTGATTGGGCGCGTTTTTTCGAGGTGGACCCCAAGACCTTGCAGCGCCTCTTTCTGCGCGACACCGGCATGGGCTTTGCCCGCTGGCGCCAGCAGGCGCGGCTGCTGCAGGCGCTGGAGCGGCTGGCACAGGGCCAGAAGGTGATCGATGTGGCGCTGGCGCTGGGCTATGACAGCCCGGGCGCCTTTGCCACCATGTTCAAGCGCCAGTTCGGCCAGACGCCGTCGGGGTTCTTCCGCTGA
- a CDS encoding carboxymuconolactone decarboxylase family protein, which produces MAETSRYQRGLDKLREIDGHAGEQVVASLAGIAPDFADYLIEFPFGDIYSRPGLDLKSREIATVAALTAMGHAAPQLKVHIQAALNVGCSQQEVVEIIMQMAVYAGFPAALNGLFVAKEVFAQHPAPGA; this is translated from the coding sequence ATGGCTGAAACCTCCCGCTACCAACGTGGCCTGGACAAGCTGCGCGAGATAGATGGCCATGCCGGCGAACAGGTGGTGGCCAGCCTGGCCGGTATCGCGCCTGACTTTGCGGATTACCTGATCGAATTCCCCTTTGGCGACATCTACAGCCGCCCGGGGCTGGACCTCAAAAGCCGCGAGATAGCCACGGTGGCCGCCCTCACCGCGATGGGCCATGCGGCACCGCAGCTGAAGGTGCATATCCAGGCGGCACTGAATGTGGGTTGCAGCCAGCAGGAGGTGGTGGAGATCATCATGCAGATGGCCGTCTATGCCGGGTTTCCGGCCGCGCTCAATGGCCTGTTTGTGGCCAAGGAGGTGTTTGCGCAGCATCCTGCACCTGGCGCCTGA
- a CDS encoding MerR family transcriptional regulator → MEPPLSIEEASQRTGLSAHTLRYYERIGLIAAVARAAGGQRRYAAADLAWLAFLTRLRTTRMPIQKMRLFAQLRSTGDATVPARRAMLQTHLAEVQAEITAMQQAAQALQDKIAHYQALESADSAPPRKNAAPKKDPNHG, encoded by the coding sequence ATGGAACCACCCCTCAGCATTGAAGAAGCATCGCAACGCACCGGGCTGAGCGCCCACACCTTGCGCTATTACGAACGCATTGGCCTGATTGCCGCCGTAGCGCGTGCAGCCGGCGGCCAACGCCGCTATGCCGCAGCAGACCTGGCCTGGCTCGCCTTTCTGACCCGCCTGCGCACCACCCGCATGCCCATCCAGAAGATGCGCCTGTTCGCCCAGTTGCGCAGCACCGGCGATGCCACCGTGCCAGCGCGGCGCGCCATGCTGCAAACGCACCTGGCCGAGGTGCAGGCCGAAATCACCGCGATGCAGCAAGCCGCCCAGGCGCTGCAAGACAAGATTGCCCACTACCAGGCGCTGGAAAGCGCGGACTCTGCGCCGCCCCGCAAAAACGCCGCTCCAAAGAAGGACCCGAACCATGGCTGA
- a CDS encoding DUF3567 domain-containing protein: MQMIYDSDSFVVLHLTPELPLSNDGASVTNPTVTEPLRHLQRQGFEIVDKRSGKELYLDGAWAEMFHQQIQAWQANAPTEEEVEATLDRYTGLAQQPVIVH, encoded by the coding sequence ATGCAAATGATTTACGACTCGGACTCTTTTGTGGTGTTGCACCTGACGCCAGAGCTGCCCCTGTCCAACGATGGTGCTTCCGTCACCAACCCCACCGTTACCGAGCCGCTGCGCCATCTGCAGCGTCAGGGTTTTGAGATTGTGGACAAGCGCAGCGGCAAGGAGCTGTACCTCGATGGTGCCTGGGCAGAAATGTTCCACCAGCAAATCCAGGCCTGGCAAGCCAATGCGCCGACGGAAGAAGAAGTCGAGGCCACACTGGACCGCTATACCGGCCTGGCCCAGCAACCGGTGATCGTGCACTAA
- a CDS encoding DUF3108 domain-containing protein: MRQRPLILLTFAVLAAHGLLLAWPGVQEALRKARITGSTPKELRFEVRQIAPPPPAAVPPAPTPASRPSVAQAAPAAPRPQVQKAPPEQAPASRASVGPKFREASTEKPATSEAAPTTEADAAPAAPSALDQLLASGEASPAPMPEPIPGSAADLQPLHAVADQGDASPSTSEAKAETEAPSASASEPAPAIGIGSPGYAGPLPAIKLPPSARLQFQAKGSAKGFQYSAKAQLTFKSDGQRYQAEQEVSAFLMGSRSQTSSGLITPHGLAPQRFVDKARKERSAELDAPAARIRYSDGDEPQAVSAGVQDRLSIFLQLSSMVAANPERYAPGSTVAINVTSARSAEVWTFVVDGPETLDLPAGPTPSLRLTRQPRKGQDQTAHLWLAPSLQYLPVRIRLSQSNGDFADLQLQAATVDSPP, from the coding sequence ATGCGCCAACGCCCCCTCATCCTGCTGACTTTTGCCGTGCTGGCCGCCCATGGGCTGCTGCTGGCCTGGCCCGGGGTGCAGGAGGCGCTGAGAAAGGCGCGCATCACCGGCAGCACCCCCAAGGAGCTGCGCTTTGAGGTGCGCCAAATAGCCCCACCGCCCCCGGCTGCCGTGCCGCCTGCACCCACGCCGGCCTCCAGGCCCAGCGTGGCGCAAGCGGCGCCTGCCGCCCCCCGGCCCCAGGTCCAAAAAGCGCCGCCAGAACAGGCGCCCGCCAGCCGCGCGAGTGTGGGCCCCAAGTTCCGGGAAGCGTCCACCGAAAAACCAGCCACCTCGGAGGCAGCGCCCACCACAGAAGCCGACGCGGCACCCGCTGCCCCTTCGGCTCTGGACCAACTGCTCGCATCCGGCGAAGCGAGCCCCGCGCCCATGCCGGAGCCCATCCCCGGCTCTGCGGCCGATCTGCAGCCGCTCCATGCCGTTGCAGACCAGGGCGATGCCAGCCCATCCACCTCGGAGGCCAAGGCCGAGACGGAGGCGCCCAGTGCTAGCGCCAGCGAACCCGCGCCCGCGATAGGCATTGGCAGCCCCGGCTATGCCGGCCCGCTGCCAGCGATCAAGCTGCCGCCCTCGGCGCGGCTACAGTTCCAGGCCAAGGGCTCGGCCAAGGGCTTCCAGTATTCGGCCAAGGCGCAGCTGACGTTCAAGTCCGATGGCCAGCGCTACCAGGCCGAGCAGGAGGTGTCGGCCTTTTTGATGGGCAGCCGCAGCCAGACCAGCAGCGGGCTGATTACGCCCCATGGCCTGGCGCCCCAGCGTTTTGTCGACAAGGCGCGCAAAGAGCGCAGCGCCGAGCTCGATGCCCCGGCAGCCCGTATCCGCTACAGCGACGGCGACGAGCCCCAGGCCGTGAGCGCTGGCGTACAAGACCGGCTGTCGATCTTTTTGCAGCTCTCGAGCATGGTGGCGGCCAACCCCGAGCGCTATGCGCCGGGCAGCACGGTGGCGATCAACGTGACCAGCGCGCGCAGCGCCGAGGTCTGGACCTTTGTCGTCGACGGCCCCGAAACGCTGGATCTGCCCGCCGGGCCCACCCCCAGCTTGCGCCTGACGCGCCAGCCGCGCAAGGGCCAGGACCAAACGGCCCACCTGTGGCTGGCCCCGTCGCTGCAGTACCTGCCGGTGCGCATCCGCCTGTCCCAGTCCAATGGCGATTTTGCCGATCTGCAACTGCAGGCGGCAACGGTGGACAGCCCGCCTTGA
- a CDS encoding IclR family transcriptional regulator: MDKDRAGIQSVEVGFALLQALVEARGPLALKDLAQAAAMPAAKAHRYLVSYQRSGLVKQEAATSRYDLGPMALQLGLAALRRSDAVRLARERMPDWLDRLGHTVALAVWGNHGATIVHWEEPPHGTTGHLRLGDVMPLLSSATGRCFGAWLPAARTEAALERELAQARLAGRSDLPQTAAAAHQLFAQVRSQGTACVVDTLLPSVVALCAPVFDARGQLVLGITSLGTQATFDPAPQGAIAQGLQTIAAQLSHALGYSGTEPGGQALQPT, translated from the coding sequence ATGGACAAGGATCGTGCAGGCATTCAGTCAGTCGAGGTGGGATTTGCGCTGTTGCAGGCGCTGGTGGAGGCCCGTGGGCCGCTGGCACTCAAAGACCTGGCGCAGGCCGCTGCGATGCCGGCAGCCAAGGCCCACCGTTATCTGGTGAGCTACCAGCGCAGCGGCCTGGTCAAGCAGGAGGCGGCCACCTCGCGCTACGACCTGGGCCCGATGGCCTTGCAGCTGGGGCTGGCGGCACTGCGCCGCAGCGATGCGGTGCGGCTGGCGCGCGAGCGCATGCCCGATTGGCTCGACCGCCTGGGCCACACGGTGGCGCTGGCCGTCTGGGGCAACCATGGCGCCACCATCGTGCACTGGGAGGAGCCGCCCCACGGCACCACCGGCCACCTGCGCCTGGGCGATGTGATGCCGCTGCTCTCATCGGCTACCGGGCGCTGCTTTGGCGCCTGGCTGCCCGCCGCACGGACCGAAGCCGCCCTGGAGCGCGAGCTGGCCCAGGCGCGCCTGGCCGGGCGCAGCGACCTGCCCCAGACCGCCGCCGCCGCGCACCAGCTGTTCGCCCAGGTGCGCAGCCAGGGCACCGCCTGCGTGGTCGACACCCTGCTGCCCAGCGTGGTCGCACTGTGTGCGCCTGTCTTCGATGCGCGCGGCCAGTTGGTGCTGGGCATCACCAGCCTGGGCACGCAGGCCACATTCGACCCCGCCCCCCAAGGCGCGATCGCCCAGGGCCTGCAGACCATCGCCGCCCAGCTCTCGCACGCGCTGGGTTACAGCGGCACTGAACCAGGCGGTCAGGCCCTGCAGCCAACCTAA